The Castanea sativa cultivar Marrone di Chiusa Pesio chromosome 4, ASM4071231v1 sequence ccaaaaaaaaaaatttttaaaagtttcaaaacaTATTCGGTCAATTGAATGTGTTAAACGGTTGATCGAATGATCCAAGGCTTTTAATTTTAAACCAGATTTTCCTAAATCCTAGATTCTTGTCAACCAAATAACCAATTCAGTCGATCAAAAGTTTTTAGGAGTTTTACTCGAAGGAAGGTAGATCGATCGACAAAGTGAATTTTTACTCAAACGAAGTACGAAGAAAGCAccgttttgtttttaaagaagtagaaaaatacacatatttgacaatttttataACCATTTGGCTAGGAATTTCGGGAAGGAATTTACTTGCCTATTCTTACCAAGGAAAACAGGCCATTTGACACAGATTCTAAACCATGTTCCATGCAAGATGTGGAACCAAAAGTAAAACATGGTCTCTAATGTGTGGATTTTGGTCCCTAGATCACTTACCAAGCTTCAagtcttgatgatcttcaaCGTGAACCACAAACCTATGTAAACCTTCATCATAGAACCCGGACTCACATCTTAATCACCATTCCTataacaaaatccaaacaatttGTCCTAAGATTTTAGTCATGGGATTTGCCAACTCTAAATTTTTGGAATTACATACAAGATTTCTAAACAACAATGTTACAGACAATAGtaattttatactttaaaacttttttgttttcttaaataCTGGTGTTTTGAGTCCtcttattgttttctttttattggaaaattGATCAGAGGCATCTTATATGTGACCAACTTGCAACAGTGTCACATATATCATGAATGCATGTTATAAAAAAGGTATGCACTCAAACTCTGCTGATCCAAATGAATATTTAGTTTAGTGCCTGAGCCAAGCTGAGCAATCTGTCAAGCCATTGTTCTTTGCTGTCAATGCTGTTGCGTAGGTTTTCTTAGGTATTCTGATAAGATGCTAAATAGTCTCTTTGCTTCATTGTTAGTGGTTCAGCTGTATCCAGAAAATCCCATTGCTCATTGGGATAACATCTAACATTCTTAATACCCTTGTTCTTTGTTAGATCTTGAAGGACATATCTACAAATTACGTCTCACCAATTACTAGCAATATGCTATTCTTATTATTGAATATCCTTTCTTTCTGCCTAATCATCAGGACAATCAAACACCCAAGGGAGAGCCTCTTTTGTTGATCAAGAGGATCATGGAATTGCTATATCGAATTCAAAGGTAAGCTGAACATTGGCATAATTTGAGAACACTTCATGCTATCTAAAGAAGATTTTAGAGAACTTACTCTCATCGACGTGGCCTCTCTAAGGTTTaaggttttattaatttaaatgttCTGCAGCAAATGTATGTAAACAACAAGGTGGATTATGACTTGCGCTCAGGTACACTTTGGGGATCAAGTGGCAGTTCTCTCTTGTGTATATTTTAATTGGTTTAAATTTCAatgttttataattaaaattttctgtaCAGTGAGATCTTCCTCGCCTCCCACATCTGCAGAGCCATCAGTTGCACCTCACCCTAAGTCCTATATGGATGTAAGTAGTTAACCTGATATTTCCATTGATGAGAAACACAACATAATGTATGACCGTATGCTTGAGTATAGTCCCTCTTTACTTGTCATGTCTAGTAATTGTAAGAGTCAATGACATGCATATTAATCACTTAAAAATATTGGGaagattatataattaattagcTAGGTATGAAGTGTTAGATTATCTTGTGAGAGAGTGCTACATCTTTGGGAATTACTCCACCAGAGTCAGTGGTAGAGATGTTTTATGGGAATGACTACATATTGGAACTGAGAGCATATGACTACTGTAAGTCTAAACTAGATTTCatacccacactctacaaatttcattgtttaaggctcattgggcctgagcccacagttgtctttgggtccaagtgcaattgtgcacttacaactacCATCTTTTAATTCTCTGATTTCTGACCATTGTTAGACTTAGTCCATATCTGAGTAGTTGTATACTTTTTGTCTAACTACATACTTATATTAGTTTGTTATTTGTTATCAAAAGTTTCAGAACAAGCATTAAAGAAGATAATagccaaagaaaaagggaaataaTCATGAGATTGAAATGActgtcaaattttcattcttgtGAATAACTTTCAATTATGTTCAGGCCTGTAACATATTTTGTTATCTGCTTTAATATCTGTTTGCTGTTATCCATAGTTGATGCTTAATTTAGATCCATGGGTTTGTCTTGACTGTAATGATGCACTTCATACTATTATGTGTGTTGATCTTTGTTATTCTAACTCAGAACCAATTACTGTCTGCAAATTGTTCtgattttcttcatttttgatTAACTTTAAAGCCAGATACATACTGCCACCGTCCACTGATATGAAATGTTAATATCTTGCTCATGGTGTTGCAGATTATGGCCATGATCCAAAGAGGGGAGAGACCTCCTAATATCAGAGTAAACTATGTGTAAATGTTCTGTTGAGATCAGCTTGTTAGTGAGGTCAATGCTAATACTGGGTCATTCTAAATTCATATGCAGGACATAAATGATCAACCCCCAAACCCTAATCAGCAACCATCAAATCCTCGTTTAGCACCTAGAGCTAAGGTTTGTTTTTGAGCATTTTTCCTTCTAAGATAgttcatttctttttcaaaaatagattttgtgGACTATCGGAAAAACTGAAACACTCATAACATTTAACTTATTTTAGGGGTTGGGCTAttttggagaaagaaaagaaaaggaataaaatggTGGGTTGGGATAAGCTATGGATCTTCAATAGATTAGTCAATGGCGGCCACATCTATTCTTTTTTGTCATTCTATTTTGTCCAAAGTCATACTCTTTATTACTTCCTTAATTaacatgtcattttttactactactaattttatttttggttttcctttacctttttttgttctttcaacTCACCTTTTCTCATTGGAGTATTAATCTTTCTCCTCTAAACATGATCAACCATCTCAAGTGACTCTctcttatctttttattaatatggAGCACCTCTATCTTTAAGCGAATTTTCTCATTTCAAATTCTATCTTTTCATGTATTTTCACTAATTTAGCTTAACATTCTTATTTCAGTTACACTTTTATGAATATGTTGCCTCTTAAAAGCCCAACAATCACTACCATGAGCTCTAAATCAAATGTCACCTTCTCCCATATGAGTAGGGTTAAGAGTAAGGTCTTGGGTTCAAAATCCGTAGTATGTACATGTGTACTTACcaactgaagaaaaaaaaaatcttatggctataaataatttagaaatgGCCTAGAGTAGATGCATGCTTTATAAAAATGTAGAGTCataaaatagaggaaaagaaaaattcctTCTTCAATTTGTTACTCTAATCACTGTTGAAAAATGTGGAAAAGGAAAATGGTAAATTTCTTGCATTCACAccaaataaaattgattgttGATTTGCTCGTTTGAAAAGAATGAAACTGATTTTTACTTCATGTACTCCTGAGTAGCCATGGGAGCTTAGTCAGGCCCATAACTCAAGCCAACCACTTCAATCTCAAGTAAGCAGCGAAGGCTTGACTTCCAAGGTACAAGACAATGGAGTAACCTATCAGTTAAATGGTGACAGTTCAGTACCTTGGTGGCAACagaaaaatgtcaaaatcaCAGAGATTGAAAATGGAGATGAACTCAAGGCAGGGATTTATGGTCAACGATTCAGTGAGCCACCTGTTCAACCACCTGTTCAGCGTTCATGGGTCCCTCCTCAGCCACCCCCAGTTGCAATGCCAGAAGCAGCTGAAGCCATCCGACGCCCAAAACCAGCAGTTCAGAGAGAACAGTTGGTTGATGATCAGTCAGTCACAAATCCTTCAGATGTAACTGATGAGTTGCTGAGGGTCACAAAAATATCTGAATCTGGAGGTGCGATGGAGGTTAATGGTGGGAGCTTGGTGCTGAACTCAAGTGTGGAGATTAATGGTGGGAGCTCAGTGCTGAACTCAAGTGAGATACAAGAAGATCACAGTTATGAGCAAAGTGTTCATTCAACTTAATCTAAGGTACCCACATGTATACTTTTTAAGTTTGTAGTAGTGGCCCATGGAATGTTTTGGATCAATTTGAATCGAATAATGATCCCATGCTATTGTGTAGTTATAAAAGAATTTGAATGCAAGAAACGTGGACTTACTTTCATGAGAAAATGAGAGTTATAATCAATAATGAGAGAAAGCCCTTATGAAACATAGTGCAAGCATATATTATTTGCGTTCAGCGTATGCAAGCATTTCTAGCTCCTTTTGTACGGGTTTGTTATGGCCTTCTAAAATTGGCAATGTTTACTGCCAAGCTGCTACGAAATGCAGATCATATCTATCGCGTCTTCTCTTTATCTGCTATAGTTAAAGTTTAGCTAAAGTAGGGACAACTGTTTTTTACAACTTGCTTAGGTTGAAAGTTGCAAGTGGAACATCACTTTCACATGGCTCATCACTAGTACCACATTTATTATGTATTCAACCACAATATACCGCATCAAAAGTTGAgaaaacattttctcaaaaaaacaaaaaaaccacagttgagaaaacaaattttgaaaatttttgtatacTTAAACTTATTGTGAGCGGAAATCTAGAGTTTATGCTTTTTCTTCCCGAACAATTCCACCTTGCCTCGCGAGCACTAGCCTTTTTACCTTGGAATCAGTTTTGAGTATGAATCTTACACCATCTAGAGTCCTGATTTCCACTATGTTAGGGAAGATGAGATAACCTCCAGGTAGCAGTGATTGGTCAAGTCTTCATTTGATTAATGGGGTCTGCTTCATATTTTATGTCAGTTATCTTTCCAAAACTTGCGAGTGCATAATGACATAATGCACGCTTGACTTATTATAGAATCCTAATCCTAccttctccttttttatttcttttgggcATAATTAAAGAATCCTACCTAGCATGGCCCAATTCGGGTCAACCAAATAAACAGCCTATTTTTAGTATCTGTGGGCTTTGTGCATGTCATGTCCACCCATTCatcttattagttttttttttttttttctctatgaaAAATagccaccattttttttaataaaactcgagttccataaaaaatagtACGGCAAAATTAGAGGCtaatttttcaaagaacttgAGTGTTTGAACCTCGAGTTACTCAGCaaacttgagtttcaaaaaagtgataaattgctaaatattttacaaacagtgatatattattaaataatagtatatagCCATTTTGGCCAAccttatagttcattaatattgtttggttttgtttaagAGGAGAAttagcatttaatttttttcttattattgagaaggagagagagagagagagagagagagagagagagagacagagagattgTTGAAAGTCTAGAAGGAAGGAAGGAATTTCGTATTGGGAACTTTGTGGGATGAATTGGCTAGACAGTGGTGGCCACTTTCTGCCGACCAGAGCTTCTCTCCTCGCAGGAGATCACTACACGTCAAGTCCACTTTCCCACTAGTTTTATTACCACTTTCCTCCGCTTATTGCTCCTCATAATacattaatcaattaatcatatCTTTTGTAACAGTAGGGAGcaagtcttttcttttttttttctttttttttttatgggtgcAAGTCTTTTCATTGTAGGAGGATTATCGCGAGAAGTGTTacatttcataatattttcacaatatttacaaattttaaatgataaattgtTAGTgaatgttcataatattttcacaatatttataataaattttaaatgataaattattattgatttcaATCTGAGCTCACtactaaaactatttttcctCAACAACCTGtgccataaaattttttataaaaattttgtgaaaaatattgtcacaaaGTATTTATCTTATCAGGAAATAGTCTCTCGCACTAATATGctgtatatatattatggtcCCAACAATTAACTTGACTTGGTGGTCTAGTGGAGGTTTTTAATGTTCAAAGATCCATGTATTAATTAGTGGtgcattttctcaaaaaaaaaaaaagttagtggTGCATGGTGAGCCCCATCACCAAACCTAGCTACAACTGCCAGCACGAGGCCTATTCCCATGTAAATCTCATGTCatgtatataatttatttaatttatactCAACTAgcttttataattcttttttaattaagatGCCCCATTATttggtttttcttctttcttttttgtctttttatatttcaaaacaaGATTATTCGGCCCTTGATTGGTCCCACTTTTTTTACTCTGAGGGTTTACACTAACAATATGTTAATTTAgcgtgttaattttttttatagatgcAATAATATTTCAAATCTATGACACCTATtccataataattattttttattattaaattaaaatattaatcaattttttgtatTGACAAGAGATTAAAACTCATATCTCTTATTTGGCAACACAAATCTTGATCAGTTGAGCCATCTAGAACCCAAGACATGCTAAATTATATACAAAAGAAGTGTGCAAATACTGACTTTGAAAACTACATTAATTTTTCACAAAGCTTGCATTTATTCATTCTGTGTTGTTAGGgagaatatataaaagaactcGTCAAATGTGAAATTTGTGAAAAACGTTTGCCAATAGTTCATGCACGTGA is a genomic window containing:
- the LOC142631340 gene encoding peroxisomal membrane protein PEX14 isoform X2; the protein is MATPPNPTDGNPPTPATQPTQPTNQDQQDSKVEAPSQTSPTSVFVNSEPMREEQVQNAVKFLSHPKVRGSPVIYRRSFLEKKGLTKEEIDEAFKRVPDPPPSATNVNQDAEVKPSSSSQPQAVVQTLQPAAAAPPGTISSMRSRFHWSHAVFAIGLLAVSGAGTAVLIKKSIVPRLKTWIRKVVLEEEDDIVKKIDSKPSLAEEAAAAAKAAAAAAADVAKASQEMLNSKNEERRRFEEFTNLLDVQVREMKSMTNAIRKLEGQSNTQGRASFVDQEDHGIAISNSKQMYVNNKVDYDLRSVRSSSPPTSAEPSVAPHPKSYMDIMAMIQRGERPPNIRDINDQPPNPNQQPSNPRLAPRAKPWELSQAHNSSQPLQSQVSSEGLTSKVQDNGVTYQLNGDSSVPWWQQKNVKITEIENGDELKAGIYGQRFSEPPVQPPVQRSWVPPQPPPVAMPEAAEAIRRPKPAVQREQLVDDQSVTNPSDVTDELLRVTKISESGGAMEINGGSSVLNSSEIQEDHSYEQSVHST
- the LOC142631340 gene encoding peroxisomal membrane protein PEX14 isoform X1, whose amino-acid sequence is MATPPNPTDGNPPTPATQPTQPTNQDQQDSKVEAPSQTSPTSVFVNSEPMREEQVQNAVKFLSHPKVRGSPVIYRRSFLEKKGLTKEEIDEAFKRVPDPPPSATNVNQDAEVKPSSSSQPQAVVQTLQPAAAAPPGTISSMRSRFHWSHAVFAIGLLAVSGAGTAVLIKKSIVPRLKTWIRKVVLEEEDDIVKKIDSKPSLAEEAAAAAKAAAAAAADVAKASQEMLNSKNEERRRFEEFTNLLDVQVREMKSMTNAIRKLEGQSNTQGRASFVDQEDHGIAISNSKQMYVNNKVDYDLRSVRSSSPPTSAEPSVAPHPKSYMDIMAMIQRGERPPNIRDINDQPPNPNQQPSNPRLAPRAKPWELSQAHNSSQPLQSQVSSEGLTSKVQDNGVTYQLNGDSSVPWWQQKNVKITEIENGDELKAGIYGQRFSEPPVQPPVQRSWVPPQPPPVAMPEAAEAIRRPKPAVQREQLVDDQSVTNPSDVTDELLRVTKISESGGAMEVNGGSLVLNSSVEINGGSSVLNSSEIQEDHSYEQSVHST